CGGACCATAAAACCAACTTCATCACCATGAGCCATCAACATTACTTTTTGAGGGTTAGCAATATTTTTTTTATTTCTAATAACAGCAAAGCAACTACCTAAATTATCTTGAATAATTTCATTAGTATATTGCTGATAATATTTCTTCATCAGATCAATAACCCGAAATTCACAACCACTTGGTCCAAACTCTTGCAAAATTGATTCATAGATTTTAAATTTTTCTGGATTAATTTTCATAATAACACCTACTCGTTCTTGAAAATATTATATCAAAGTTTATAATTAATTTATTGTTAACAAATTAACAATTTTATTAAATTTGTAGAATTAAACGAGGGATAAATATGAAAAAAGTAGCAATAATAGTTGACTCCTCATCAGGAATCAAAAGAAAAGACTTAGAAAAATATGATGACATGTATTGAATGCCATTACTATTAACTTTCCCCGATGGTAGTGAAGTTGATGACGATGATGATATTATTTCATTCAATGAATTTTATGATATTTTGGCGCAGAAAGTTGTTAAGACAAGCCAAATCCCAATGGGAAAAATGATTAACAAGTGAGATGAACTGTTAAAAACTTACGAAAAAATTGTTTTCGTTGGTTTATCAAAAGGTTTATCTGGTCAACATGAAAATATTTATATGCTTTCACAGCAAGATGAATATAAAGATCGTGTTTTTGTTATCGATACTGATGGTGTTAGCGAAGTATTAAAACATATGATTGACCATATTTATCAGTGATTAAACGAAGGAGTAGTCCCGGAAGAAATCCAAGCAAAAGTTGATGAATTAAAAAAACAATTCTCTGCTTTTATTATTCCAAAAAGTTTAGAAACTTTAAAACGGGGCGGAAGGATTACCCCCGCTGCAGCCGCTCTTGCTTCGCTTTTGAAGATCACACCGATTTTAAGATATGATGGAAAAATTGATAAATTTGAAAAAACAAGAACTTTTAAAAAAGCAATTGAATTAACATTACATCAAATTAAAAAAGAGCGTAAAAATTGAAAAGAAATTATTTTAATTCATTCGAAAACAGATGAAGAAACATTAAATGATGTTAAAAAAATCATTACTGACTATGGTTGTGAAATTAAAAAAACAGTAATTTTAGCCAATGTCATAGCAGCCCATACCGGACCTAATACTGTTGTTCTAGTATGTTGAGAAAAATAAGAGGTGAAAAAAATGAGCAAAAAAATTGCAATCTTAACTGATTCATCAGCAGGATTTACAGAGGAAGAAATTAAAAAATATCAAATTCATGTTTTGCCACTACACATTATTTTAAATGGTGAAACAGATATTTTAGATAATGAACAAGAAGTTGCAGCTAATAATTTCTATGAAGTTGTTAGAACTGGAATTACCAAAACTAGTCAAGCATCAACCGGAGAAGTTATTAATATGTATCAAGAATTACTAAAAACCCATGATGAAATAATTCATTATCCAATTGCTGAAAAATTATCTAGTCAATATTCAACAGCTTATATGATTGCTCAAGATGATGAATTTAAAGAAAAAGTTAATGTTGTTCGAAATCATACAGCGGCTTATTCTTTAAAACAACTAGTAATTTTAGCAAAGGATTTGGCAGATAAAGGGATGGATAGCAAAGATATCATTGCTGAAACAACAAAATTTGAAAATT
The sequence above is drawn from the Spiroplasma eriocheiris genome and encodes:
- a CDS encoding DegV family protein, whose product is MSKKIAILTDSSAGFTEEEIKKYQIHVLPLHIILNGETDILDNEQEVAANNFYEVVRTGITKTSQASTGEVINMYQELLKTHDEIIHYPIAEKLSSQYSTAYMIAQDDEFKEKVNVVRNHTAAYSLKQLVILAKDLADKGMDSKDIIAETTKFENSTLMAMIPGSLDRLSSGGRVKKVLLSLINLLKIKILLQWGENPKKVASSRTINSLVESFIDLLKNFTKKVKLKYELFVLKTSECSAKVWDAIVGVLNEHKINYHVEKLPNVFVAHAGLDTVAFVTIPELNK
- a CDS encoding DegV family protein; this translates as MKKVAIIVDSSSGIKRKDLEKYDDMYWMPLLLTFPDGSEVDDDDDIISFNEFYDILAQKVVKTSQIPMGKMINKWDELLKTYEKIVFVGLSKGLSGQHENIYMLSQQDEYKDRVFVIDTDGVSEVLKHMIDHIYQWLNEGVVPEEIQAKVDELKKQFSAFIIPKSLETLKRGGRITPAAAALASLLKITPILRYDGKIDKFEKTRTFKKAIELTLHQIKKERKNWKEIILIHSKTDEETLNDVKKIITDYGCEIKKTVILANVIAAHTGPNTVVLVCWEK